From the Nostoc sp. PCC 7107 genome, the window ATTACCAATTGGTAAGGGCCGCCGTTGTACAACCACTCGTCTAAGGATGCTGCTTCCCAAATTGGGTAGAAGTGCAAGCCAATTGCGTTGGAGGAAGGTACTACTGCACCAGAGATGATGTTGTTTCCGTATAGTAAGGAACCAGCAACGGGTTCACGGATACCATCGATGTCTACTGGGGGTGCGGCGATGAAGGCGATTACGAAGCAGGTGGTTGCAGCCAGCAAGGTTGGGATCATTAGCACGCCGAACCAGCCGATGTATAGGCGGTTGTTGGTGCTGGTGATCCACTCGCAGAACTGTTCCCATACGTTGGCGCTTTTGCGCTGTTGTAAGGTTGCGGTCATGTCTTTATGATTGCGTCTGTTATGAATGTTGCAGGTGTTTTTACCTGTTGTTACATATCTTAAAGGTATCTATTGCTTTTTGTAAAGGGGTTTCAGAAACTATTTTCTCATTGAGCCTGGAAAAAGCTCTGATACGTAGTCTATGTAAAGGGTTCGTGAGACAGAGCAAATTATTTTTCTGAAGTTTTGATTGTTTACAATTCTACAAAGCCTTTTATCTTATGGCAGTTTTCCATTCTTCCGCCGTTACCTATAGCCCTGCCTATACAATCGTTCCAACCTACGAGTGCTTTAATCGTTGCACCTATTGCAACTTTCGCACTGATCCTGGTCAAAGTACCTGGCTGACGTTACCAGCAGCAGAAGATATTTTAAAACGACTACAAAATGAGAAAGTCTGTGAAATTCTTATCCTCAGTGGTGAAGTACACCCCAATTCGCCACAGCGTCCGGGGTGGTTTCAGCGGATTTATGATTTGTGTAAATTAGCCTTGGCGATGGGTTTTTTACCCCACACAAATGCAGGGCCGCTGAGTTTTGCAGAAATGCAAAAGTTAAAAAATGTAAATGTGTCAATGGGTTTGATGTTGGAGCAGTTAACGCCAGCATTATTAAAGACAGTCCACCAACACGCACCCAGTAAAGTCCCAGAATTGAGGCTGCATCAATTACAATGGGCGGGAGAGTTACAAATTCCCTTTACTACGGGGTTACTTTTGGGAATTGGCGAAACTGCGGATGATTGCTGGATAACCTTAGAAGCCATATCTAAGATTCATCAACGCTACCATCACATTCAAGAAGTGATTTTGCAACCTCACAGTCCAGGAAATCAGCAAACCTTTGGCGCACGAGGTTTTGACCCCCATCAGTTACCAGCAGTGATTACCAAAGCCCGTCAAATTTTACCGCCAGAAATTACAATTCAAATTCCGCCAAATTTAGTTAAAGATGAGCAATGGTTACTTGCTTGTATTGAAGCAGGTGCGAGAGATTTAGGGGGAATAGGGCCAAAAGACGAAGTAAATCCCGATTATCCTCACATTCAGGCACAAGAATTGAGAGAAGTTTTACAACCTGTGGGGTGGGAATTAATGCCACGTTTACCTGTGTATCCGCAATTTGATAGTTGGCTGTCGGGAGAATTGCAAAAAGCCGTGAGTCATTGGCGAAATAGAACCTGAAAGCTGACTGCATATCGCACCCCCCAAAAAACAGAGCGTGCAACTTTAGCACTGTTGTAAAATAGACAATAGAAGGATTCGGGGGGCCAGTTAACTGGTCATAAACGCCTATAGAAACTATCTTCGGAAATTTGCAAGGTTTAAAGTCCAGCCAGCTGAAACAACTACAGCGGCTGTACCACCAGCGTATACCAGGCGATCGCATCACAACGCCTGAATTTTCCCAGCGTCTGGCTGCCATTAGCACAGAAATCAATCAACCAGTGTGTGCCTATCTCAACCGTCGCGGACAAGTGATTCGTGTTGGGGTAGGCACACCGCGTCAGACACAAATCCCACCGCTAGAACTGCCCCGTTATGGTGCAGAACGTCTCAGCGGTATACGTTGTATTGCCACCCATCTCAAATCAGAACCACCAAATGAGGTGGCGCTGACAGCTATGGCAATGCAACGCTTAGACGCGTTGGTTATGTTGAATATTACTGGCACAGGATTTACCCGACGTGGTGGTGGCGCTACAGGTTATGTCAAAGAAGCTTATTTAGCTCATTTAGTATCTGATACTAAACAACTAGTAGCAGCCCAAAACTCAGCACTCGGTACACAAAACTCAGCAATTTACTCTAGCATTTCCCCTCCGATGAGCTTGGATATGCTGGCAGAACAGGACTTCATTGACTTAGTGGAAGGGCTAGAAGAAGAATTCCGCCGAGAATTTGTCGCCCAGGAAGTAGATGCTGATCATGACCGCGTGCTAATTGTGGCAGTGATGACAGATCAATTGACTCCACAACAATTCCACGACACCATAGCGGAATTAGGGCGATTGGTAGATACTGCTGGCGGTGATGTACTCCACACAGTACAACAAAAGCGATCGCGCATTCATCCCCAGACAGTCATTGGTGAAGGTAAGGTGCAAGAAGTCGCCTTAACTGCCCAAACCCTAGGATGTAATCTTGTTGTCTTTGACCGTGACCTGTCACCATCCCAAGTCCGCAACTTAGAAGCGCAAATTGGTGTCCGGGTAGTTGACCGCACAGAAGTCATTCTAGATATCTTTGCCCAACGCGCCCAGTCCCGTGCAGGTAAATTGCAAGTAGAACTGGCACAGCTAGGATATATGCTGCCGCGACTGACTGGTAGAGGTCGGGCAATGTCACGTTTGGGTGGCGGTATCGGTACTCGTGGCCCTGGTGAAACCAAACTAGAAACAGAACGCCGGGCTATTCAGCGGCGGATTTCTCGACTGCAACAAGAAGTCGACCAGTTGCAAGCCCATCGTTCGCGGTTACGGCAACGACGGCAACATCAAGAAGTTCCTTCAGTGGCTTTGGTTGGTTATACCAACGCTGGTAAATCGACCTCACTCAATGCCCTGACTAACGCTGAAGTCTACACTGCTGACCAGCTATTTGCTACTCTTGACCCGACTACACGTCGCTTGGTCATTCCCCACGCTGACACTAATGAACCCCAAGAAATTCTGATTACAGATACTGTGGGGTTTATTCACGAATTACCCGCATCTTTAATGGATGCTTTCCGTGCAACCTTGGAAGAAGTCACAGAAGCTGATGCTTTATTGCATTTAGTGGATTTGTCTCATCCTGCTTGGTTAAGTCACATTCGCTCAGTGCGAGAAATTCTCGCCGCCATGCCTGTGACTCCTGGCCCAGCATTGGTGGCCTTTAACAAAATTGATCAAGTAGATAGTGAAACGTTAGCCATAGCACGGGAAGAATTTCCTTTAGCTGTGTTCATTTCGGCCAGTGAACGTTTAGGCTTAGAAACCTTGCGTTTACGTCTTAGCCAGTTGATTGCATACGCTGTTGAACCTAAGTAAATACCGAAAATAAATTTTGAATATTTGATGCACAATGCCGTAGTTCTTATAATTACGGCTTTCATTGTTTTATCTTGAATTACTGTGGTATTTCCTGAATGACAGGATGATCGAAAATATGCTAGAACCAATAGCTATCAGTATAAAAAGTACAAAGTAAAGAATCCAGATATCCCCAGCTTTTTCAGCATTTTCGACAGTCTGCTAATTTTTACAAAGTTGTACTAGATATTTTTATTGTTCTGTGATTAAGAAAGTAAGTCGAGTTTTTGCCCAGATTTGAGGAAACCTAACATGACTTTTCTACTTTAATTTTTGCCCACTTTCGGGCGATCGCTATTCTAACCACTAATAATTTATGTCAACCGATTCTCAACAAATAGAAAATAAGAAAGTCAAAGTTCAACTTCTGTTAGCTGGAGGACATCAGTACACAGTTTATTTGAATCCAGATAACCCTGTACTACATAGCCTGTTAACAACTATCGTGGCTCGTGCTTATAAACAAGAATCTGCAAGTCACTGTTTATTTCAAATTCCCATCAATGAAGGACATTCCGCCTTATCTTTTGCCAGTGAAAATCTTGTTGGTTTAGTAACTGAACCACCTCTTTGGATACAGCAAACTGAAAATACCCAACCTGTAGCCAATGATATTTTGCATTCTAGTTATGTACAAATAGATAATTTTCTCTCACCTAATGAGCATGAGCGACTCATAAAGTACGTACTAGCTAACAAATCAAATTTTGTCTCAACTAGTACTTCTACCAATGATCATAATTATCGTCGCTCAATGGTTCTGTACTCATTCCCTGAGTTTTCTGAACTAATAGTCAACAAAATCCAGAATATTATGCCTGATGTCATTAGTAAATTAGGAATGTCCCCATTTCCGATAGCTCAAATTGAAAGCCAACTGACATCACATAATGATGGAAATTTTTACAAAATTCATAATGATAATGGTAGTCCAGACACTGCTACAAGAGAACTAACTTATGTTTATTACTTCAATCGAGAACCCAAGCGGTTTTCAGGAGGAGAGTTATTAATATACGACAGTAAGGTTGAAAATAACTTTTATATCAAAGCAGAATCTTTTAAAACTGTCGAACCGCGTAATAACAGTATTGTCTTTTTCCTCAGCCGATATATGCACGAGGTTCTCCAGGTAAAGTGTCCCTCTAAAGCCTTTGCAGATAGCCGCTTTACGATCAATGGTTGGGTACGCCGAGAAGCATCTTAAGGTAACTGTGTATTTTATTAAATTATCTTTAAGTGAGGCGCTCGCCTCACTTATTGCTTTTTATAAAGAAAGATTTGAAAATTAAATATCTAGTCCATGAAAATACTTAAATAAATTTTCTAAGTACAAATACAGACTATCTAGATAAATACATAAAAAATATTCTTTTTTCCTCTGAGATTAAAGTTCTTATAAAAATACTGCCAAACTATAGACTACTGATAATTTATTGTGGCAAATTATATTTATTAATCACTGAGAAAAAAGTTTCAGAGATT encodes:
- the hflX gene encoding GTPase HflX; this translates as METIFGNLQGLKSSQLKQLQRLYHQRIPGDRITTPEFSQRLAAISTEINQPVCAYLNRRGQVIRVGVGTPRQTQIPPLELPRYGAERLSGIRCIATHLKSEPPNEVALTAMAMQRLDALVMLNITGTGFTRRGGGATGYVKEAYLAHLVSDTKQLVAAQNSALGTQNSAIYSSISPPMSLDMLAEQDFIDLVEGLEEEFRREFVAQEVDADHDRVLIVAVMTDQLTPQQFHDTIAELGRLVDTAGGDVLHTVQQKRSRIHPQTVIGEGKVQEVALTAQTLGCNLVVFDRDLSPSQVRNLEAQIGVRVVDRTEVILDIFAQRAQSRAGKLQVELAQLGYMLPRLTGRGRAMSRLGGGIGTRGPGETKLETERRAIQRRISRLQQEVDQLQAHRSRLRQRRQHQEVPSVALVGYTNAGKSTSLNALTNAEVYTADQLFATLDPTTRRLVIPHADTNEPQEILITDTVGFIHELPASLMDAFRATLEEVTEADALLHLVDLSHPAWLSHIRSVREILAAMPVTPGPALVAFNKIDQVDSETLAIAREEFPLAVFISASERLGLETLRLRLSQLIAYAVEPK
- a CDS encoding 2OG-Fe(II) oxygenase, translated to MSTDSQQIENKKVKVQLLLAGGHQYTVYLNPDNPVLHSLLTTIVARAYKQESASHCLFQIPINEGHSALSFASENLVGLVTEPPLWIQQTENTQPVANDILHSSYVQIDNFLSPNEHERLIKYVLANKSNFVSTSTSTNDHNYRRSMVLYSFPEFSELIVNKIQNIMPDVISKLGMSPFPIAQIESQLTSHNDGNFYKIHNDNGSPDTATRELTYVYYFNREPKRFSGGELLIYDSKVENNFYIKAESFKTVEPRNNSIVFFLSRYMHEVLQVKCPSKAFADSRFTINGWVRREAS
- the cofG gene encoding 7,8-didemethyl-8-hydroxy-5-deazariboflavin synthase subunit CofG; this translates as MAVFHSSAVTYSPAYTIVPTYECFNRCTYCNFRTDPGQSTWLTLPAAEDILKRLQNEKVCEILILSGEVHPNSPQRPGWFQRIYDLCKLALAMGFLPHTNAGPLSFAEMQKLKNVNVSMGLMLEQLTPALLKTVHQHAPSKVPELRLHQLQWAGELQIPFTTGLLLGIGETADDCWITLEAISKIHQRYHHIQEVILQPHSPGNQQTFGARGFDPHQLPAVITKARQILPPEITIQIPPNLVKDEQWLLACIEAGARDLGGIGPKDEVNPDYPHIQAQELREVLQPVGWELMPRLPVYPQFDSWLSGELQKAVSHWRNRT